Proteins encoded in a region of the Planococcus citri chromosome 1, ihPlaCitr1.1, whole genome shotgun sequence genome:
- the LOC135849933 gene encoding uncharacterized protein LOC135849933 isoform X1, whose product MGPRPRSKAATARRKAKAATKLRNAQRSAGEPSRHRGKARNTLRDRLKPSARSKASRKQRTKAAKSKAARIRNKDTAIATRSAVGKRGKRKLAVKRLSRSYDTAPFDHNFRNNFSPRKEVERRQRSDIYFLDYTHETRQVYRGEIAVKKNSRSGRRETRYQNEISFGHRIVRDKHDRRSVERTVQRNSSLKYRDSLVNSNSNSNCRPQRILSSRENHSSSRKPDRSASRRRDEDYTSKIPPLMSKLVERLSPPMMENRYRRSMSPARRIVNDCDRRRPPSHTSPKRYDKFDNYSHRRAPPSPPEERSRNNVSPTRKKYLDSGRIFPPDRRNSMSPAPGRRPNPSPAPSRRANASPPRRCMSPAPNRRANLSPPRRRNISPASGRRCSLSPPRRGMSPAPSRRGVSPPVRRGMSPAPSRRGNGSPVRRGNMSPGPSRRGNMSPASGRRGSSPRRGNMSPAPGRRGNMSPASGRRGNLSPGPVRRGNSSPPRRGMSPAPGRRGNMSPDRRGARSPPRRPISAAPARRSPSPSPRRPINSSPARRSHPSPPRRIVNSSPARRNHPSSPRRTNNSSPARRSHPSPPRRHVNSSPARRSHPSPPRRMNSSPGRRSPPPPRRGVSPARRSSPPPRRAASPARRGSPPPRRGASPIRRGSPPRRGVSPARRGSPPPRRGASPIRRGSPPPRRGVSPARRGSSPPRRGASLIRRGSPPRRGVSPARRGSSPPRRGSPQSRRGSPQSRRGSPPPRRGSPQSRRGSPPPRRGSPPSRRGSPPSRRGSPPPRRGSPPRRGSNLSPARRSSPPRRIVNSSPPRRSVNSSPPRRNNNIGHPAPVQRLNNNQSPPRRRQNASPARRTRYESPPPPPPPPLPPPTSPPSPPPPPPPPRELNRFKRPRDVSPERSRRRPTSPHRANSRPPPPRSGDSFPLAKLAQAPLLDKRDKHLSELALGGSLDDPRAVKKRLLPDSRLLPEQYARSRHANAAATATVAKSRRRIATSSSPSPPPPPPPPPLLRRKHPDDEKPTRKRPRSPPTRPKKSSSEYQSDDDIRPSRKSRPKPDKEDRRW is encoded by the exons ATGGGACCTCGACCTCGAAGCAAAGCAGCCACTGCCCGACGTAAAGCAAAAGCAGCGACGAAATTACGAAATGCTCAAAGATCAGCCGGAGAACCGAGCCGTCATCGTGGTAAAGCAAGGAATACGTTACGCGATCGATTGAAACCGAGCGCTCGATCGAAAGCATCCCGAAAACAGCGTACAAAAGCGGCCAAATCGAAGGCAGCTCGTATCCGTAATAAAGATACGGCGATCGCTACCAGATCAGCTGTTGGAAAACGCGGTAAACGTAAACTGGCTGTTAAAAGGCTTTCTCGATCTTACGATACGGCCCCATTTGATCATAATTTTAGGAATAATTTCTCGCCTAGGAAAGAAGTCGAACGCAGACAACGTTCGGATATTTATTTTCTAGATTATACGCACGAGACGAGGCAGGTTTATCGAGGCGAAATCGCCGTGAAAAAGAATTCGCGATCGGGGAGACGTGAAACGCGTTACCAAAACGAGATTTCGTTCGGTCATCGAATCGTTCGAGACAAACACGATAGACGATCGGTCGAGCGTACCGTACAACGTAACAGTTCGTTGAAATATCGCGATAGTTTAGTTAATAGTAATAGTAATAGTAATTGCCGTCCGCAGAGGATATTATCGTCGCGTGAAAATCATTCGTCGTCGAGGAAACCAGATAGATCGGCGAGTCGACGTCGAGACGAAGATTACACTTCGAAGATACCGCCTTTGATGTCAAAACTAGTTGAAAGGTTATCGCCTCCTATGATGGAAAATCGCTATCGAAGATCGATGTCACCGGCTAGAAGAATAGTCAACGATTGCGATCGTCGAAGACCGCCGTCGCACACGTCGCCCAAACGATACGATAAATTTGATAACTATTCTCATCGTAGAGCTCCGCCGTCACCTCCTGAAGAAAGATCTCGTAATAACGTGTCTCCGACGAGGAAGAAATATCTCGATTCGGGCCGGATTTTTCCGCCGGATCGACGCAATAGTATGTCTCCAGCTCCGGGACGTCGTCCAAATCCGTCTCCTGCTCCGAGTCGTCGTGCGAATGCATCTCCGCCTAGACGTTGCATGTCTCCGGCTCCGAATCGGCGTGCCAATTTGTCTCCGCCGAGACGCCGTAATATTTCGCCAGCTTCTGGTCGACGTTGCAGTTTATCTCCTCCTAGACGTGGCATGTCACCGGCTCCTAGTCGGCGTGGTGTGTCTCCTCCGGTGAGACGTGGCATGTCTCCGGCTCCTAGTCGGCGTGGCAATGGATCTCCGGTGAGACGTGGCAACATGTCGCCGGGTCCGAGTCGACGTGGCAACATGTCTCCAGCTTCTGGTCGGCGCGGATCTTCTCCAAGACGCGGTAATATGTCTCCTGCTCCTGGTAGACGTGGCAACATGTCTCCAGCTTCTGGCCGGCGTGGCAACCTGTCACCTGGTCCAGTTCGGCGTGGCAATTCTTCTCCACCAAGACGTGGAATGTCTCCAGCTCCAGGTCGACGCGGCAATATGTCTCCGGATCGACGAGGCGCTCGTTCACCGCCGAGACGTCCCATCAGTGCAGCACCAGCACGACGCAGCCCTTCGCCTTCGCCGAGAAGGCCCATCAATTCTTCTCCAGCTCGACGTAGCCATCCATCTCCTCCGAGACGTATTGTCAATTCTTCACCAGCTCGACGCAATCATCCATCTTCACCGAGACGTACTAACAATTCTTCTCCAGCTCGGCGCAGTCATCCATCTCCACCGAGACGTCACGTCAATTCTTCTCCAGCTCGACGCAGCCATCCATCACCACCGAGACGCATGAATTCATCACCAGGTCGGCGCAGTCCACCTCCGCCAAGACGAGGCGTATCTCCGGCTCGGCGCAGTTCACCTCCACCGAGACGAGCCGCATCTCCGGCTCGGCGCGGCTCACCTCCGCCAAGACGAGGTGCATCACCAATCAGGCGTGGCTCACCTCCGAGACGAGGCGTATCTCCAGCTCGGCGCGGCTCACCTCCACCAAGACGAGGTGCTTCTCCGATCAGGCGTGGCTCACCTCCACCAAGACGCGGCGTATCTCCGGCTCGGCGCGGCTCATCTCCACCAAGACGAGGCGCATCTCTGATCAGGCGTGGCTCACCTCCGAGACGAGGAGTTTCTCCAGCTCGGCGCGGCTCATCTCCACCGAGACGAGGCTCACCTCAATCAAGGCGAGGCTCACCTCAATCAAGGCGAGGCTCACCGCCACCTAGACGAGGCTCACCTCAATCAAGGCGAGGCTCTCCTCCACCTAGACGAGGCTCACCTCCATCAAGACGCGGCTCACCTCCATCAAGACGAGGCTCACCTCCACCTAGACGCGGCTCACCTCCTAGACGAGGCAGCAATTTATCTCCAGCTCGGCGTAGCTCTCCTCCTAGACGCATCGTCAATTCATCTCCTCCAAGACGCAGCGTCAACTCATCACCTCCCAGACGTAATAACAATATCGGTCACCCTGCCCCGGTCCAGCGTCTCAACAACAACCAGTCTCCACCTAGACGTCGCCAAAACGCATCTCCGGCACGAAGAACCAGATACGAATCACCTCCTCCGCCGCCTCCTCCACCTCTACCTCCACCCACGTCACCACCGTCACCACCGCCGCCTCCTCCGCCACCTCGCGAACTAAATCGATTCAAGAGACCTCGCGACGTGTCACCGGAAAGGTCTCGCCGAAGACCTACCTCGCCTCATCGTGCTAATTCTCGACCTCCTCCGCCTAGATCGGGCGACTCGTTTCCACTTGCTAAACTCGCACAAGCTCCTCTGCTAGACAAACGTGATAAACATTTAAGCGAATTAGCCCTAGGCGGTAGTTTAGACGACCCTAGAGCCGTTAAAAAACGTCTACTTCCGGACAGCCGACTTCTACCCGAACAATACGCTCGTAGTAGACA CGCCAACGCCGCCGCTACCGCTACCGTTGCTAAATCTCGTCGTCGGATTGCAACGTCGTCGTCACCAtcgccaccaccaccacctccgCCGCCACCGCTGCTCAGACGTAAACATCCGGATGACGAGAAACCGACCAGAAAACGTCCCAGAAGTCCTCCCACCAGGCCGAAAAAATCATCTTCCGAATATCAGTCTGATGATG ATATTAGGCCGTCTCGAAAATCTAGGCCGAAACCCGATAAAGAAGATCGTCGATGGTGA
- the LOC135849933 gene encoding uncharacterized protein LOC135849933 isoform X2: MGPRPRSKAATARRKAKAATKLRNAQRSAGEPSRHRGKARNTLRDRLKPSARSKASRKQRTKAAKSKAARIRNKDTAIATRSAVGKRGKRKLAVKRLSRSYDTAPFDHNFRNNFSPRKEVERRQRSDIYFLDYTHETRQVYRGEIAVKKNSRSGRRETRYQNEISFGHRIVRDKHDRRSVERTVQRNSSLKYRDSLVNSNSNSNCRPQRILSSRENHSSSRKPDRSASRRRDEDYTSKIPPLMSKLVERLSPPMMENRYRRSMSPARRIVNDCDRRRPPSHTSPKRYDKFDNYSHRRAPPSPPEERSRNNVSPTRKKYLDSGRIFPPDRRNSMSPAPGRRPNPSPAPSRRANASPPRRCMSPAPNRRANLSPPRRRNISPASGRRCSLSPPRRGMSPAPSRRGVSPPVRRGMSPAPSRRGNGSPVRRGNMSPASGRRGSSPRRGNMSPAPGRRGNMSPASGRRGNLSPGPVRRGNSSPPRRGMSPAPGRRGNMSPDRRGARSPPRRPISAAPARRSPSPSPRRPINSSPARRSHPSPPRRIVNSSPARRNHPSSPRRTNNSSPARRSHPSPPRRHVNSSPARRSHPSPPRRMNSSPGRRSPPPPRRGVSPARRSSPPPRRAASPARRGSPPPRRGASPIRRGSPPRRGVSPARRGSPPPRRGASPIRRGSPPPRRGVSPARRGSSPPRRGASLIRRGSPPRRGVSPARRGSSPPRRGSPQSRRGSPQSRRGSPPPRRGSPQSRRGSPPPRRGSPPSRRGSPPSRRGSPPPRRGSPPRRGSNLSPARRSSPPRRIVNSSPPRRSVNSSPPRRNNNIGHPAPVQRLNNNQSPPRRRQNASPARRTRYESPPPPPPPPLPPPTSPPSPPPPPPPPRELNRFKRPRDVSPERSRRRPTSPHRANSRPPPPRSGDSFPLAKLAQAPLLDKRDKHLSELALGGSLDDPRAVKKRLLPDSRLLPEQYARSRHANAAATATVAKSRRRIATSSSPSPPPPPPPPPLLRRKHPDDEKPTRKRPRSPPTRPKKSSSEYQSDDDIRPSRKSRPKPDKEDRRW; encoded by the exons ATGGGACCTCGACCTCGAAGCAAAGCAGCCACTGCCCGACGTAAAGCAAAAGCAGCGACGAAATTACGAAATGCTCAAAGATCAGCCGGAGAACCGAGCCGTCATCGTGGTAAAGCAAGGAATACGTTACGCGATCGATTGAAACCGAGCGCTCGATCGAAAGCATCCCGAAAACAGCGTACAAAAGCGGCCAAATCGAAGGCAGCTCGTATCCGTAATAAAGATACGGCGATCGCTACCAGATCAGCTGTTGGAAAACGCGGTAAACGTAAACTGGCTGTTAAAAGGCTTTCTCGATCTTACGATACGGCCCCATTTGATCATAATTTTAGGAATAATTTCTCGCCTAGGAAAGAAGTCGAACGCAGACAACGTTCGGATATTTATTTTCTAGATTATACGCACGAGACGAGGCAGGTTTATCGAGGCGAAATCGCCGTGAAAAAGAATTCGCGATCGGGGAGACGTGAAACGCGTTACCAAAACGAGATTTCGTTCGGTCATCGAATCGTTCGAGACAAACACGATAGACGATCGGTCGAGCGTACCGTACAACGTAACAGTTCGTTGAAATATCGCGATAGTTTAGTTAATAGTAATAGTAATAGTAATTGCCGTCCGCAGAGGATATTATCGTCGCGTGAAAATCATTCGTCGTCGAGGAAACCAGATAGATCGGCGAGTCGACGTCGAGACGAAGATTACACTTCGAAGATACCGCCTTTGATGTCAAAACTAGTTGAAAGGTTATCGCCTCCTATGATGGAAAATCGCTATCGAAGATCGATGTCACCGGCTAGAAGAATAGTCAACGATTGCGATCGTCGAAGACCGCCGTCGCACACGTCGCCCAAACGATACGATAAATTTGATAACTATTCTCATCGTAGAGCTCCGCCGTCACCTCCTGAAGAAAGATCTCGTAATAACGTGTCTCCGACGAGGAAGAAATATCTCGATTCGGGCCGGATTTTTCCGCCGGATCGACGCAATAGTATGTCTCCAGCTCCGGGACGTCGTCCAAATCCGTCTCCTGCTCCGAGTCGTCGTGCGAATGCATCTCCGCCTAGACGTTGCATGTCTCCGGCTCCGAATCGGCGTGCCAATTTGTCTCCGCCGAGACGCCGTAATATTTCGCCAGCTTCTGGTCGACGTTGCAGTTTATCTCCTCCTAGACGTGGCATGTCACCGGCTCCTAGTCGGCGTGGTGTGTCTCCTCCGGTGAGACGTGGCATGTCTCCGGCTCCTAGTCGGCGTGGCAATGGATCTCCGGTGAGACGTGGCAACATGTCGCCGG CTTCTGGTCGGCGCGGATCTTCTCCAAGACGCGGTAATATGTCTCCTGCTCCTGGTAGACGTGGCAACATGTCTCCAGCTTCTGGCCGGCGTGGCAACCTGTCACCTGGTCCAGTTCGGCGTGGCAATTCTTCTCCACCAAGACGTGGAATGTCTCCAGCTCCAGGTCGACGCGGCAATATGTCTCCGGATCGACGAGGCGCTCGTTCACCGCCGAGACGTCCCATCAGTGCAGCACCAGCACGACGCAGCCCTTCGCCTTCGCCGAGAAGGCCCATCAATTCTTCTCCAGCTCGACGTAGCCATCCATCTCCTCCGAGACGTATTGTCAATTCTTCACCAGCTCGACGCAATCATCCATCTTCACCGAGACGTACTAACAATTCTTCTCCAGCTCGGCGCAGTCATCCATCTCCACCGAGACGTCACGTCAATTCTTCTCCAGCTCGACGCAGCCATCCATCACCACCGAGACGCATGAATTCATCACCAGGTCGGCGCAGTCCACCTCCGCCAAGACGAGGCGTATCTCCGGCTCGGCGCAGTTCACCTCCACCGAGACGAGCCGCATCTCCGGCTCGGCGCGGCTCACCTCCGCCAAGACGAGGTGCATCACCAATCAGGCGTGGCTCACCTCCGAGACGAGGCGTATCTCCAGCTCGGCGCGGCTCACCTCCACCAAGACGAGGTGCTTCTCCGATCAGGCGTGGCTCACCTCCACCAAGACGCGGCGTATCTCCGGCTCGGCGCGGCTCATCTCCACCAAGACGAGGCGCATCTCTGATCAGGCGTGGCTCACCTCCGAGACGAGGAGTTTCTCCAGCTCGGCGCGGCTCATCTCCACCGAGACGAGGCTCACCTCAATCAAGGCGAGGCTCACCTCAATCAAGGCGAGGCTCACCGCCACCTAGACGAGGCTCACCTCAATCAAGGCGAGGCTCTCCTCCACCTAGACGAGGCTCACCTCCATCAAGACGCGGCTCACCTCCATCAAGACGAGGCTCACCTCCACCTAGACGCGGCTCACCTCCTAGACGAGGCAGCAATTTATCTCCAGCTCGGCGTAGCTCTCCTCCTAGACGCATCGTCAATTCATCTCCTCCAAGACGCAGCGTCAACTCATCACCTCCCAGACGTAATAACAATATCGGTCACCCTGCCCCGGTCCAGCGTCTCAACAACAACCAGTCTCCACCTAGACGTCGCCAAAACGCATCTCCGGCACGAAGAACCAGATACGAATCACCTCCTCCGCCGCCTCCTCCACCTCTACCTCCACCCACGTCACCACCGTCACCACCGCCGCCTCCTCCGCCACCTCGCGAACTAAATCGATTCAAGAGACCTCGCGACGTGTCACCGGAAAGGTCTCGCCGAAGACCTACCTCGCCTCATCGTGCTAATTCTCGACCTCCTCCGCCTAGATCGGGCGACTCGTTTCCACTTGCTAAACTCGCACAAGCTCCTCTGCTAGACAAACGTGATAAACATTTAAGCGAATTAGCCCTAGGCGGTAGTTTAGACGACCCTAGAGCCGTTAAAAAACGTCTACTTCCGGACAGCCGACTTCTACCCGAACAATACGCTCGTAGTAGACA CGCCAACGCCGCCGCTACCGCTACCGTTGCTAAATCTCGTCGTCGGATTGCAACGTCGTCGTCACCAtcgccaccaccaccacctccgCCGCCACCGCTGCTCAGACGTAAACATCCGGATGACGAGAAACCGACCAGAAAACGTCCCAGAAGTCCTCCCACCAGGCCGAAAAAATCATCTTCCGAATATCAGTCTGATGATG ATATTAGGCCGTCTCGAAAATCTAGGCCGAAACCCGATAAAGAAGATCGTCGATGGTGA